In Lentilitoribacter sp. Alg239-R112, the genomic stretch GCTTTGCGTGATTGGGTAACCAATGTCGATGATACCTATTACATTATTGGCACAGCAGCTGGCCCTCACCCATATCCAGAAATGGTGCGTGACTTCCAGTCCGTCATCGGTATGGAAGCTAAAGAGCAAATGATGGAACGCGAAGGTCGCCTGCCGGACATGCTAGTTGCTGCTGTGGGTGGCGGGTCCAATGCTATTGGTCTATTCCATCCATTCCTTGATGATAAAGATGTAAAAATTGTTGGTGTTGAAGCTGGTGGTAAGGGTCTCGATAGTGATGAGCATTGTGCGTCACTAACTGCTGGTTCACCCGGCGTTTTGCATGGCAATAGAACATATCTCTTGCAAGATGATGATGGCCAAATTGAAGAAGGTCATTCGATCTCCGCAGGTCTTGATTATCCTGGTATCGGCCCAGAACATTCATGGCTTCGCGATACGGGCCGTGTTGAATATGTGCCTATTATGGATCATGAGGCATTAGAAGCATTCCAACTTCTAACCCGCCTTGAAGGCATTATTCCTGCTCTTGAACCAAGCCATGCTCTTGCGGAAGTAATGAAACGCGCACCTAAAATGGATAAAGATCAGATCATTGTTATGAACCTTTGCGGACGCGGTGATAAAGACGTGTTCACCGTCGGAAAGCATTTGGGAGTAGAGCTATAATGACTGCACGTATGGATAAAAGATTTGCGGACTTGGCTAAGGAAGACCGTCCTGCGCTTGTCACCTATTTTATGGCAGGAGATCCCGGTTATGATGCATCGCTGGAGATCATGAAAACACTATCTAAATCCGGTGCGGATGTCATTGAACTTGGGATGCCATTTTCTGACCCAATGGCAGATGGTCCGGCTATTCAGATGGCGGCGCGGCGCGCCCTCAAAGGTGGCCAAACATTGCAAAAAACCATCAATATGGCACGGGAATTTCGTAAATTTGACGCTGATACACCGATTGTATTGATGGGGTATTATAATCCGATTTACATCTATGGAGTGGAGCGCTTTTTAGATGCTGCGCTAGAAGCTGGGATTGATGGTCTTATCATTGTTGATCTACCACCTGAAATGGATGATGAATTATGTATTCCAGCTATTGCGAAAGGAATTAATTTCATTCGCTTGGCGACACCAACAACAGATGAGAAACGCTTACCGACTGTTTTGCAAAATACATCTGGCTTTGTATATTATGTGTCTATGAACGGTATTACCGGGTCAGCGCTAGCAGACACAGTAAAAGTTGGCGATGCGGTAAAGCGCATTAAATCTCACACTGATCTACCGATCTGCGTTGGCTTTGGCGTGAAATCGGCCGAACAAGCAAAGGCAATTGGCCAAGATGCTGATGGTGTTGTAGTTGGTTCAGCAATTGTAAGCACAATTGCTGATTCATTGGATGAAAATGGCCATGCTACTGCGCAAACAAACACCAATGTTGCCAAATTAATTGAGGATTTAGCCGCTGGAGTAGCCTCGGCTCGTTGAAATTGACATCTATCATCGCCAGATAAGTATAAACCTGTTTTGGAGTATTAACACGTGAATTGGATTACTAACTACGTAAGACCTAAAATTAGTTCAATGCTGGGTCGCCGTGACGTTCCTGATAATTTATGGATCAAATGCCCTGAAACGGGTGAGATGGTTTTTCATAAGGATTTGGAAGAAAATCACTTTGTGGTGCCTTCATCTGAATACCATATGAAAATGACTGCCAGTCAAAGACTGACACATCTCTTTGATGGTGACTTTGAAATACTTGAAAATGTTGACGTTACGCAGGATCCACTTAAGTTTAAAGATATCAAACGATATTCTGATAAACTGAAAGATTATCGTGCAAAAACTGGTTTAGAAGATACAATTGTATCAGGTGTTGGACATGTAGATGATGTTAAGCTTGTTGCATGCGTGCATGACTTTAGCTTTGCGGGTGGCTCGCTCGGCATGGCGGCAGGCGAAGCTATAATTAAAGCGTTTGAACGTGCAATTGAAGAAAAATGTCCGCTCGTTCTATTTCCAGCTTCTGGCGGTGCGCGCATGCAGGAGGGTATCCTGTCCCTTATGCAATTGCCGCGTACAACGGTTGCTGTGGAGATGCTAAAAGAAGCTGGCCTTCCATATATTGTTGTTTTGACAAACCCAACAACGGGCGGTGTTTCAGCATCTTATGCCATGCTTGGTGATATTCATATTGCAGAACCGGGCGCCGAAATTGGCTTTGCAGGCAAACGCGTGATTGAGCA encodes the following:
- the accD gene encoding acetyl-CoA carboxylase, carboxyltransferase subunit beta, whose product is MNWITNYVRPKISSMLGRRDVPDNLWIKCPETGEMVFHKDLEENHFVVPSSEYHMKMTASQRLTHLFDGDFEILENVDVTQDPLKFKDIKRYSDKLKDYRAKTGLEDTIVSGVGHVDDVKLVACVHDFSFAGGSLGMAAGEAIIKAFERAIEEKCPLVLFPASGGARMQEGILSLMQLPRTTVAVEMLKEAGLPYIVVLTNPTTGGVSASYAMLGDIHIAEPGAEIGFAGKRVIEQTIREKLPEGFQTSEYLLEHGMVDMVVHRHELPKMLARILRLFANTPAKLEEVLALPAETTHDNEAAETEVSSDEKAPAQDTQAAETDEAKS
- the trpA gene encoding tryptophan synthase subunit alpha, encoding MTARMDKRFADLAKEDRPALVTYFMAGDPGYDASLEIMKTLSKSGADVIELGMPFSDPMADGPAIQMAARRALKGGQTLQKTINMAREFRKFDADTPIVLMGYYNPIYIYGVERFLDAALEAGIDGLIIVDLPPEMDDELCIPAIAKGINFIRLATPTTDEKRLPTVLQNTSGFVYYVSMNGITGSALADTVKVGDAVKRIKSHTDLPICVGFGVKSAEQAKAIGQDADGVVVGSAIVSTIADSLDENGHATAQTNTNVAKLIEDLAAGVASAR
- the trpB gene encoding tryptophan synthase subunit beta, whose product is MSEQNIPNSYREGPDEDGRFGIYGGRFVAETLMPLILDLQDHWEVAKSDPTFKDELEDLNKHYTGRPSPLYFAERLTEELGGAKIYFKRDELNHTGSHKINNCLGQILLAKRMGKKRIIAETGAGQHGVASATVAARFGLPCVVYMGAKDIERQAPNVFRMKLLGAEVIGVTAGNGTLKDAMNEALRDWVTNVDDTYYIIGTAAGPHPYPEMVRDFQSVIGMEAKEQMMEREGRLPDMLVAAVGGGSNAIGLFHPFLDDKDVKIVGVEAGGKGLDSDEHCASLTAGSPGVLHGNRTYLLQDDDGQIEEGHSISAGLDYPGIGPEHSWLRDTGRVEYVPIMDHEALEAFQLLTRLEGIIPALEPSHALAEVMKRAPKMDKDQIIVMNLCGRGDKDVFTVGKHLGVEL